One Ancylobacter novellus DSM 506 genomic window, GATCGGGCTCGGCGTTTTCCTGGCGGTTGCCGGGGTACTGTTCGCGCTCTCCATCAGCGCCTATTCGATGCGGCTGCAGGCCGCCGACTGGTGGCCGCTGCCGGTGCCACGGCTGCTCTGGTTCAACACCGGCCTGCTCATCCTTGCCAGTGCCGCGCTGGAATGGACCAAGGTGCAATCCCGCCATGCGAACCTCGACGGCGTGCGCTTCGGGCTGATCGGTGCCGGCATCTTCACGCTCGCCTTCGTCATCGGCCAGCTCGTGGTCTGGCGCGAACTGGTGGGGGAGGGCTATTTTCTCGCCTCCAATCCCGCCAATGCCTTCTTCTATCTGATGACCGGACTGCACGGGCTGCATGTGCTGGGCGGGCTCGTCGCACTGTCGCGCGTCACCTTTCGCGCGTTCGGCGCCGATGAGGCCAGAGGCGATAAAATCCCCGGCGAACGGGGCAGGCTGCCGCTCGGCGTCGAGCTGTGCGCCATCTACTGGCATTTCCTGCTCGTCGTGTGGCTGGTCCTGTTTGCGCTGATCGCCGGCTGGGCCGGCGATTTCTTCGAGATCTGTCGTCAGGTGTTGAGCTGAAGATGTCCTGAGCCGAAGGAGCGGTCGATGGTGCAGATATCGCTGAGGAACGAGGCGGACGAGGTCCGGCAATCCTCCGGCCTTGCCAGCATCGCCGCCGACCTCTCGTCCGACCAGCGGGCGTTCAAGAACGTCTCCTGGGGGAAGGCCATGATGTGGA contains:
- a CDS encoding cytochrome c oxidase subunit 3, which encodes MSIVLAFLAILIGIAAWWLSTQRIMSKPWLEIGVIDEPPSAHPPPTAKIGLGVFLAVAGVLFALSISAYSMRLQAADWWPLPVPRLLWFNTGLLILASAALEWTKVQSRHANLDGVRFGLIGAGIFTLAFVIGQLVVWRELVGEGYFLASNPANAFFYLMTGLHGLHVLGGLVALSRVTFRAFGADEARGDKIPGERGRLPLGVELCAIYWHFLLVVWLVLFALIAGWAGDFFEICRQVLS